Proteins encoded together in one Thermococcus gammatolerans EJ3 window:
- a CDS encoding MFS transporter, whose protein sequence is MRKTTRITQGLHEKRAKVTVTKVKRRNIIVLAVSMFIANVAFGMAFPYLGVYMRLLGASMFMVGLLSVAFNLTSTVFQYPFGWLSDSTGNRKGFIAFGVASTGLFYVAMAFVGSATGVLILRTLQGIFGSAMMPAHSALISELSTRAGSIFGLFNSIENAGFMVGNFLGSAIVRYFGIRKLFLISGFLLFVSAWIVLLIRERPTGRRSILGMILVQEGRESWRATVKGSAFRKLMRGHLGLFYVTVFLVMIASGQFYGVSSVYFKETFGEWSVGVIFGIESLAAALTGYFLGKLIDRYGAKKFYLIAIAGYGLAFLLYAVVRNVWLVFGIAFLSGVKWVLTINSTSAYVAQNVSVRERAQGMGLLNAMMSLGWVVGPLIGGYLSGISFQLNFMSTLVPLGLAFVLALRLPG, encoded by the coding sequence ATGAGAAAGACTACCAGAATAACACAGGGCCTCCACGAGAAGAGGGCAAAGGTCACGGTAACAAAGGTCAAGCGCAGGAATATCATTGTACTGGCAGTTTCCATGTTCATCGCCAACGTCGCCTTCGGAATGGCCTTCCCCTACCTCGGCGTCTACATGCGCCTCCTCGGCGCGAGTATGTTCATGGTCGGACTTCTAAGCGTCGCCTTCAACCTGACCTCGACGGTCTTCCAGTACCCCTTCGGCTGGCTCTCCGACTCGACCGGCAACAGGAAGGGCTTCATAGCCTTCGGCGTGGCCTCTACAGGCCTATTCTACGTTGCAATGGCCTTCGTTGGCTCCGCAACGGGCGTCTTAATCCTCAGAACACTCCAGGGGATTTTTGGCTCGGCCATGATGCCGGCTCACTCCGCGCTGATTTCAGAGCTCTCGACGAGAGCGGGCTCGATATTCGGCCTCTTCAACTCAATCGAAAACGCAGGCTTCATGGTGGGCAACTTCCTCGGCTCCGCAATAGTTCGCTATTTTGGCATCAGGAAGCTCTTCCTGATTTCCGGCTTTCTCCTATTCGTCTCGGCTTGGATAGTTCTCCTAATACGCGAGCGCCCGACGGGGAGGCGTTCCATCCTCGGCATGATTCTCGTGCAGGAGGGTAGGGAGAGCTGGAGGGCAACCGTTAAGGGCTCGGCCTTCAGGAAGCTTATGCGCGGACACCTCGGGCTTTTCTACGTCACGGTCTTCCTCGTTATGATAGCGAGCGGGCAGTTCTACGGCGTTTCCTCCGTTTACTTCAAGGAGACCTTCGGCGAGTGGAGCGTTGGCGTAATCTTCGGCATCGAGAGCCTCGCCGCTGCTTTGACTGGCTACTTCCTGGGAAAGCTGATAGACAGGTATGGAGCCAAGAAGTTCTACTTGATTGCAATAGCGGGCTACGGCTTAGCTTTCCTGCTCTACGCCGTCGTTAGAAACGTCTGGCTGGTCTTTGGAATAGCATTCCTCTCGGGCGTTAAGTGGGTCCTGACAATAAACTCGACCTCGGCCTACGTGGCGCAGAACGTTAGCGTGAGAGAGAGGGCACAGGGAATGGGTTTGTTAAACGCCATGATGAGCCTCGGCTGGGTCGTCGGGCCCTTGATTGGGGGCTACCTATCAGGAATAAGCTTCCAGCTGAACTTCATGAGCACGCTGGTTCCCCTCGGGCTGGCATTCGTTTTGGCCCTCAGACTGCCAGGGTGA
- the pyrH gene encoding UMP kinase — MRIVFDIGGSVLVPEDPDVEFIKAIAYELIKISEDHEVAVVVGGGKVARKYIKAAKTFTPNETFKDYIGIHITRANAMLLIAALGEKAYPFVIQDFRKAWEVIQLKKIPIMGGTHPGHTTDAVSALLAEYLQADLLVVVTNVDGVYDSDPRKNPNARKLDRITPEQLVEIAMEAESKAGGSGVVDALAAKFIQRGRIRTYIVGKKDAYHLFDVVRGKHSGTVVEP, encoded by the coding sequence ATGAGAATCGTCTTCGATATAGGTGGCTCTGTTCTCGTTCCCGAAGACCCGGACGTCGAGTTCATCAAGGCGATAGCATACGAACTCATCAAGATAAGCGAGGACCACGAGGTGGCGGTGGTAGTCGGCGGTGGAAAGGTAGCGCGCAAATACATCAAGGCCGCGAAGACCTTCACGCCCAACGAGACCTTCAAGGACTACATAGGAATCCACATCACGAGGGCGAACGCAATGCTCCTGATAGCGGCGCTCGGCGAGAAGGCGTATCCCTTCGTAATCCAGGACTTCCGCAAGGCCTGGGAGGTCATCCAGCTCAAGAAGATACCGATAATGGGCGGAACCCATCCCGGCCACACGACAGACGCGGTCTCGGCTCTCCTCGCCGAGTACCTTCAGGCCGACCTTCTCGTCGTCGTAACCAACGTTGATGGAGTCTACGACTCCGACCCGAGGAAGAATCCAAACGCGAGGAAGCTCGACAGGATAACCCCTGAACAGCTCGTCGAGATTGCGATGGAGGCCGAGAGTAAAGCCGGTGGAAGCGGTGTCGTCGATGCATTGGCGGCGAAGTTCATCCAGCGCGGACGGATAAGGACGTACATCGTCGGCAAGAAGGACGCCTATCACCTCTTCGATGTCGTGAGAGGAAAGCACAGCGGAACTGTGGTGGAGCCTTAA
- a CDS encoding endonuclease/exonuclease/phosphatase family protein, whose amino-acid sequence MKVRERDKLLLGLGTGVLLASSLRVFVAGAYASLEKTFFYGMKFPSGLGILLFLFAALLVGRLSRKSGAVIMAAYALALLATDATEYVHLIAAFALPVSLALVKELDVKYLAMGLVADLSLRVLAVGAEPADFPYTRVLLVLFILLGAFALWKEPGTLKRPGFGLYAFAALLELGLIYPNAVMRYSGMTVYYLPEFVGFSLLIALAILLGPYLARKPTVAMALLIIGSATLFLKPLSLVGLPLALASTIALVENSKGSRGGIIGAVYLFLVATLALGAYVGRDIGLPFMEDRLEVLILVVSVIYALSAYGKSAEISLPSVKEIAGPLLGVVMASIVVMALFHAGPTYMGAKKDVLVWTYNVHQGFGPYDGTFNGYELVNLLAEQKPDIWFAQEVVGGMIGNGYQDVPLFVSAHLGYAYEYKPAVEGTYGIAVFSHWHMKTESELNLPSVGEARPAQKVSIEELGITVVNVHMGLSEEERAMQAEELLKFAEASPVAQVIAGDTNAEPNERAIEILTRDYRDAFPERPPYTFLWERNGVVDKENIDYILLKNDWPAEVKDDGCLCDVLVSDHRPVWAVIELP is encoded by the coding sequence ATGAAAGTAAGGGAAAGGGATAAACTACTGCTCGGTCTTGGAACTGGGGTGCTACTTGCCTCGTCCCTCAGGGTCTTTGTGGCAGGTGCCTATGCGAGCCTTGAGAAGACGTTCTTCTACGGGATGAAGTTTCCCTCGGGCCTTGGGATTTTGCTGTTCCTCTTCGCGGCGCTGCTCGTCGGCAGGCTTAGCAGGAAGTCTGGGGCTGTAATAATGGCCGCCTACGCCCTTGCCCTTCTGGCGACTGACGCCACCGAGTACGTCCATCTCATAGCAGCCTTTGCCCTTCCCGTTTCCTTGGCCCTCGTCAAGGAGCTGGACGTCAAGTACCTCGCGATGGGACTCGTTGCGGACCTTTCACTCCGCGTGCTTGCCGTCGGTGCCGAGCCAGCGGACTTCCCATACACGAGGGTTCTCCTCGTGCTGTTCATCCTCCTCGGCGCCTTCGCCCTCTGGAAGGAACCGGGAACGCTCAAGAGGCCGGGCTTTGGTCTCTATGCCTTTGCGGCGCTCCTTGAGCTTGGGCTGATATACCCCAACGCAGTGATGCGCTACTCGGGAATGACGGTCTATTACCTCCCGGAGTTCGTCGGCTTCTCTCTGCTCATAGCCCTGGCGATACTGCTCGGCCCGTACCTCGCGAGAAAGCCGACGGTCGCGATGGCGCTCCTGATAATCGGCTCAGCGACGCTCTTCCTCAAGCCACTCTCGCTGGTGGGTCTTCCCCTCGCCCTTGCATCGACCATTGCCCTCGTTGAGAACTCCAAGGGTAGCAGGGGAGGTATTATCGGAGCCGTTTACCTGTTCCTCGTCGCCACGCTCGCCCTCGGGGCCTACGTCGGCAGGGACATAGGCCTGCCCTTCATGGAGGACAGGCTTGAGGTCCTCATTCTGGTTGTCTCCGTCATCTACGCCCTAAGCGCTTACGGGAAGAGCGCCGAGATAAGCCTCCCAAGCGTAAAGGAGATTGCCGGCCCGCTCCTAGGCGTGGTGATGGCCTCGATTGTGGTCATGGCGCTTTTCCACGCGGGGCCGACCTATATGGGGGCAAAGAAGGACGTTCTCGTGTGGACTTACAACGTCCATCAGGGATTCGGGCCGTACGATGGAACCTTCAACGGCTACGAGCTGGTGAACCTCCTGGCCGAGCAGAAACCGGATATCTGGTTCGCCCAGGAGGTCGTCGGGGGAATGATAGGAAACGGCTACCAGGACGTCCCGCTCTTCGTATCAGCCCATCTCGGCTACGCCTACGAGTACAAGCCAGCCGTTGAAGGCACCTATGGAATAGCGGTCTTCTCCCACTGGCACATGAAGACGGAAAGCGAACTCAACCTTCCGAGCGTGGGAGAGGCGAGGCCCGCCCAGAAGGTCTCCATCGAGGAGCTGGGGATAACTGTGGTGAACGTTCACATGGGACTCAGCGAGGAAGAGCGCGCCATGCAGGCGGAGGAATTGCTTAAGTTCGCCGAGGCCTCGCCGGTGGCCCAGGTGATAGCGGGCGATACCAACGCCGAGCCGAACGAGAGGGCGATAGAGATACTCACCCGCGACTACCGCGACGCCTTTCCCGAGAGGCCGCCCTACACCTTCCTCTGGGAGCGCAACGGCGTGGTCGATAAGGAGAACATCGACTACATACTGCTCAAGAACGACTGGCCGGCTGAAGTGAAGGACGACGGCTGCCTCTGCGACGTCCTCGTGTCCGACCACAGGCCGGTGTGGGCGGTCATCGAACTTCCGTGA
- a CDS encoding ribbon-helix-helix domain-containing protein encodes MSYGDCMSSTDKVSVRFPSGLMRQIDELVEKGEFSSRSELIKEAVRFFLLHYESPEELWETYKLLARERRIPQEEEIEKLLEEVDEEWKRARSS; translated from the coding sequence TTGTCCTACGGTGATTGCATGTCCTCAACGGACAAGGTGTCGGTCCGCTTTCCTTCAGGCCTGATGAGGCAGATTGACGAGCTCGTCGAAAAGGGCGAGTTCTCAAGCCGGAGCGAGCTCATCAAGGAAGCCGTGAGGTTCTTTCTGCTCCACTACGAATCCCCCGAAGAGCTGTGGGAGACATACAAGCTCCTCGCAAGGGAGCGGAGGATTCCGCAGGAGGAAGAAATTGAAAAGCTCCTAGAGGAAGTGGACGAGGAATGGAAGCGCGCAAGGTCGTCTTAG
- a CDS encoding putative toxin-antitoxin system toxin component, PIN family yields the protein MEARKVVLDTNVVITAAINPFGSSGKVMDLIVGKKVVSYTSEAILEELRFKLTSEKVLKYLESRVYALWIYRVFRASSIVVNPRVRFEVSPDSEDNKFFDVVYSAKADFLISLDKKHVLKLRDENGRFALKGHEFLILTPAEFLEVVGRHDNP from the coding sequence ATGGAAGCGCGCAAGGTCGTCTTAGACACCAACGTCGTCATAACGGCCGCGATAAACCCCTTCGGAAGTTCAGGAAAGGTTATGGATTTGATTGTTGGGAAGAAGGTCGTCTCCTACACTTCCGAGGCAATACTTGAGGAGCTACGCTTTAAGCTGACGAGTGAGAAGGTTCTAAAATACCTTGAGAGCAGGGTTTATGCCCTCTGGATTTATAGAGTTTTTCGAGCCTCGTCCATCGTTGTGAATCCGAGGGTGCGGTTTGAGGTCTCCCCCGACTCCGAGGACAACAAGTTCTTTGACGTGGTTTATTCCGCCAAGGCCGACTTCTTGATAAGCCTCGATAAAAAGCACGTGCTGAAGCTGAGGGACGAGAACGGGAGATTCGCCCTGAAAGGTCATGAGTTTCTGATTCTAACGCCGGCAGAGTTCCTTGAGGTCGTTGGAAGGCATGACAACCCGTAA
- a CDS encoding RNA 2'-phosphotransferase produces the protein MPQRVKVSKLMAYILRHSPGEFGLKPDREGFVPLDELVRALQTVYPDVTEELVREIVERDAKGRYEIRDGKIRARYGHSFKVKLDHEEDTESRVLYHGTPRRNLTRIMREGLKPMRRQFVHLSTSREEAIETGRRHGKDVVLLIIDADCLRRKGLKIYKAGKNVRIVEKVPPECITLAV, from the coding sequence ATGCCGCAGAGGGTCAAGGTAAGCAAGCTCATGGCATACATTCTCAGACATTCGCCGGGGGAGTTCGGGTTGAAACCGGACAGGGAGGGCTTCGTCCCGCTGGACGAGCTCGTTAGGGCACTTCAAACCGTCTATCCCGACGTTACAGAGGAGCTCGTTAGGGAGATAGTCGAGAGGGACGCGAAGGGGCGCTACGAGATTAGAGACGGAAAAATCCGCGCCCGCTACGGCCACAGCTTCAAAGTTAAACTCGACCACGAGGAGGACACCGAGTCGAGGGTTCTCTACCACGGAACGCCGAGGAGGAACCTAACGAGAATTATGCGCGAGGGGTTGAAGCCGATGAGGAGGCAGTTCGTCCACCTCAGCACGAGCAGAGAGGAGGCGATAGAAACGGGTAGAAGGCACGGAAAGGATGTTGTTCTGCTCATTATAGATGCAGACTGCCTGAGGAGGAAGGGACTAAAAATCTACAAAGCCGGAAAGAACGTGAGGATAGTTGAGAAGGTCCCGCCCGAGTGCATCACCCTGGCAGTCTGA
- a CDS encoding prenyltransferase/squalene oxidase repeat-containing protein: MKYKVLAVTLTFLFLLSLPLTSASTVEKPYVYVPTVPETSLAVIALYRAGDYAPVLEGCEWLMAIKTPFDSWGRVYGAEHEAKFTGLALMALIRGESIARGRYTETINGAAYWLMFKQKPDGSWEDYLGTAIAVAALEEFINSKYVDPNMPRLRDQAKKAVERGRAWLSLHRPKTDAEFAFGAIALRNRDLAEEMNETAFKYFALSYLGSHPEVPSNYSPKGPLETALLLYATGDERYLKELLSMEHFGFWGTLRYNPVELLEASYVSGFSEMREIACPYLEQIRPQLRFEWERVVYAKYFLSCGMDVELPNESAYSSLKPWQIAEIARIKAILGKPYTREVDYLLNHRNGTGWGDFYNTEYVVWVLHDLNVTLDYSPILDSLEMELTNTSPTYYYAYALIVFKEFGRENALNRTLEILAERESPEGGWGYAPGAPAGIKSTSTVLWGLEEAGLFNTYLHRKGWNFLKRALYVKIPVPERSNGALSVENATLLKIRNGEYAGNASSTVEMDSLDGVVYIYTSKNPLAVGAIPVSGFKAESPWRSEKRQYLILVAIVAALGLSFYGIVLFERGRREGRQ, from the coding sequence ATGAAATACAAGGTTTTAGCGGTCACTCTGACCTTTCTGTTCCTCCTTTCGTTACCCCTGACTTCTGCATCCACAGTGGAAAAACCCTACGTTTACGTTCCAACGGTTCCAGAAACCTCGCTGGCGGTCATCGCGTTATACCGGGCCGGCGATTATGCTCCAGTGCTCGAGGGTTGCGAATGGTTGATGGCGATAAAGACGCCCTTTGATTCGTGGGGTAGAGTTTACGGAGCGGAACACGAGGCGAAGTTCACGGGCTTGGCTTTAATGGCCCTGATACGGGGTGAAAGCATCGCCCGGGGGAGGTATACAGAAACCATAAACGGCGCGGCCTACTGGCTCATGTTCAAACAGAAGCCCGACGGCTCGTGGGAGGATTACCTCGGTACTGCCATAGCGGTCGCCGCCCTCGAAGAGTTCATCAACAGTAAATACGTCGATCCAAACATGCCCCGGTTGAGGGATCAGGCAAAAAAGGCCGTTGAGAGGGGTAGGGCTTGGCTGTCCCTCCACAGGCCGAAAACCGACGCCGAATTCGCCTTTGGTGCGATTGCGCTCAGGAATCGCGATCTGGCCGAGGAGATGAACGAGACCGCCTTCAAGTACTTTGCACTCTCCTACCTTGGATCCCATCCCGAGGTGCCCTCCAACTATTCACCGAAGGGCCCCCTTGAAACCGCGCTGCTGCTCTACGCAACGGGGGACGAGAGATACCTGAAAGAACTCCTGAGTATGGAGCACTTCGGCTTCTGGGGAACCCTCCGCTACAATCCGGTTGAGCTCCTCGAGGCCTCTTACGTCAGCGGGTTCAGTGAGATGAGGGAGATCGCCTGCCCCTATCTGGAGCAGATTCGGCCCCAACTGAGGTTTGAGTGGGAGAGGGTTGTCTACGCCAAGTACTTTCTCTCCTGCGGTATGGATGTTGAGCTCCCCAATGAGAGTGCTTACTCCTCACTAAAACCCTGGCAGATAGCGGAGATAGCGAGGATAAAGGCAATCCTGGGGAAACCGTATACCCGGGAAGTCGATTACCTACTGAACCACAGAAACGGCACTGGATGGGGGGACTTCTACAACACCGAGTACGTGGTTTGGGTGCTCCACGATCTGAACGTTACCCTCGACTACTCTCCAATACTGGATTCTCTGGAAATGGAACTTACGAACACATCTCCCACTTACTACTACGCCTACGCACTCATTGTCTTCAAGGAATTCGGACGCGAGAATGCCCTCAACAGAACCCTTGAGATACTCGCGGAACGTGAGAGCCCTGAAGGTGGCTGGGGGTACGCCCCGGGAGCTCCCGCGGGAATAAAGTCGACCTCAACAGTTCTGTGGGGGCTCGAGGAGGCAGGCCTCTTCAACACCTATCTTCATAGGAAGGGATGGAACTTCCTCAAGCGGGCCCTCTACGTCAAGATCCCCGTGCCTGAGAGGAGTAACGGGGCTTTGAGTGTAGAGAACGCGACCCTGCTTAAGATCAGAAACGGTGAATACGCTGGAAACGCGAGCTCCACTGTGGAGATGGACTCGCTCGATGGGGTCGTTTACATCTACACGTCGAAGAACCCCCTCGCTGTAGGGGCCATTCCCGTGAGTGGTTTCAAGGCGGAGAGTCCTTGGCGGAGTGAAAAGAGGCAGTACCTGATCCTGGTAGCAATTGTGGCTGCCTTGGGTCTTTCATTTTATGGGATCGTACTCTTTGAGAGGGGGAGAAGAGAGGGAAGGCAATGA
- a CDS encoding S8 family serine peptidase translates to MKRVVMLFALVLVGLMMGTTAAAPAPAVNTGYYGDKDYGLLTPSLFKKIQHMGINQEIETIIMFDSQAEKERAVRALKSLGVEIKYNYHIIPALAVKMKTKDLLLISGLARGGFFGSVHVSGIQFIQEDYKVKVAVETEGLDESAAQVMATNMWNLGYDGSGITIAIIDTGIDASHPDLQGKVIGWKDFVNGKTSPYDDQGHGTHVASIAAGTGAASNGKYKGMAPGAKLVGIKVLGADGSGSISDIIEGVDWAVQNKDKYGIKVINLSLGSSQSSDGTDSLSQAVNNAWDAGIVVCVAAGNSGPDKYTVGSPAAASKVITVGAVDKYDTITDFSSRGPTADGRLKPEVVAPGNWIIAARASGTKLTDVTIGDYYVAAPGTSMATPHVAGISALILQAHPSWSPDQVKKALIETADIVKPDEIADIAYGAGRVNAYKAAHYDSYAKLTFTGYVADKGTETHEFTISGASFVTATLYWDNAKSDIDLYLYDPNGNQVDYSYTAYYGFEKVGYYNPSAGTWTIKVVSYSGSANYQVDVVSDGSLGQPGSGGDNGGDNGGTEPAPEPEPQPTVDEKTFTGSVSYHDYNVHQMTVNSGATKITGDLVGHSYDDLDLYLYDNNQNLVDRSENYGSSEHVEYSNPAPGTWYFVVYAYYTYYWTASYQLDAKVYYG, encoded by the coding sequence ATGAAGAGGGTTGTTATGTTGTTTGCCTTGGTGCTCGTTGGCCTCATGATGGGTACCACAGCAGCAGCACCGGCTCCCGCAGTTAACACTGGGTATTACGGTGACAAGGACTACGGTCTCCTGACTCCGTCGCTCTTCAAGAAGATCCAGCATATGGGGATTAATCAGGAGATAGAGACGATAATAATGTTCGACAGTCAGGCCGAGAAGGAGAGGGCCGTTAGGGCCCTGAAGAGCCTTGGCGTTGAAATAAAGTACAACTACCACATAATCCCGGCATTGGCCGTTAAGATGAAGACCAAGGATCTTCTCCTAATCTCCGGCCTCGCTAGGGGCGGCTTCTTTGGAAGCGTTCACGTTTCGGGAATTCAATTCATCCAGGAGGACTACAAGGTTAAGGTCGCCGTCGAAACCGAGGGCCTCGACGAGTCCGCCGCCCAGGTTATGGCCACCAACATGTGGAACCTCGGCTACGATGGCTCGGGAATAACCATCGCCATCATAGACACCGGTATCGACGCCTCCCACCCCGACCTTCAGGGCAAGGTCATCGGCTGGAAGGACTTCGTCAACGGAAAGACGAGCCCCTATGACGACCAGGGTCACGGAACCCACGTCGCCAGTATAGCGGCCGGAACCGGTGCCGCAAGCAACGGAAAGTATAAAGGAATGGCCCCTGGAGCGAAGCTCGTCGGCATCAAGGTTCTCGGTGCCGACGGTTCAGGAAGCATCTCCGACATTATTGAGGGTGTTGACTGGGCCGTCCAGAACAAGGACAAGTACGGGATAAAGGTCATCAACCTTTCACTCGGCTCAAGCCAGAGCTCCGACGGTACCGACTCCCTCAGCCAGGCCGTTAACAACGCCTGGGACGCTGGAATAGTCGTCTGTGTCGCCGCTGGAAACAGCGGGCCCGACAAGTACACCGTTGGCTCCCCTGCCGCGGCCAGCAAGGTCATAACCGTCGGTGCCGTTGACAAGTACGACACGATAACCGACTTCTCCAGCAGGGGCCCGACCGCGGACGGAAGGCTCAAGCCCGAGGTCGTCGCTCCTGGCAACTGGATTATCGCCGCGCGCGCCAGCGGAACCAAGCTCACCGACGTCACCATCGGCGACTACTACGTTGCCGCCCCAGGAACTTCGATGGCCACCCCGCACGTCGCTGGAATCTCTGCCCTCATCCTTCAGGCCCACCCGAGCTGGAGCCCGGATCAGGTTAAGAAGGCCCTCATTGAGACGGCTGACATAGTCAAGCCCGACGAGATTGCTGACATCGCCTACGGTGCGGGTAGGGTCAACGCCTACAAGGCTGCCCACTACGATAGCTACGCCAAGCTCACCTTCACCGGCTACGTTGCCGACAAGGGAACCGAGACTCACGAGTTCACAATCAGCGGTGCCTCATTCGTAACCGCGACCCTCTACTGGGACAACGCCAAGAGCGACATCGACCTCTACCTTTACGACCCGAACGGCAACCAGGTGGACTACTCCTACACTGCCTACTACGGCTTCGAAAAGGTCGGCTACTACAACCCGAGCGCTGGAACCTGGACGATAAAGGTCGTCAGCTACAGCGGTTCGGCCAACTACCAGGTTGACGTCGTCAGTGACGGCTCCCTCGGCCAGCCGGGTAGCGGTGGCGACAATGGAGGTGACAACGGTGGAACCGAGCCCGCTCCCGAGCCAGAACCCCAGCCGACCGTCGATGAGAAGACCTTCACCGGAAGCGTCAGCTACCACGACTACAACGTCCACCAGATGACCGTCAACAGCGGTGCCACCAAGATAACCGGCGACCTCGTTGGCCACAGCTACGACGACCTCGACCTCTACCTCTACGACAACAACCAGAACCTCGTGGACCGCTCCGAGAACTACGGCTCAAGCGAGCACGTCGAGTACAGCAACCCCGCTCCGGGAACCTGGTACTTTGTCGTCTACGCATACTACACCTACTACTGGACGGCCAGCTACCAGCTTGACGCGAAGGTCTACTACGGCTGA
- a CDS encoding NAD(P)/FAD-dependent oxidoreductase has product MKIVVIGSGTAGSNFALFMRKLDRKAEIVVIGKEGTMQYSPCALPHVISGTIEKPEDVIVFPNEFYERQKIELMLNTEAKAIDRERKVVITDKGEVPYDKLVLAVGSKAFIPPIKGVENEGVFTLKSLDDVRRIKAYIADRKPKKAVVIGAGLIGLEGAEAFAKLGIEVLVVELMDRLMPTMLDKDTAKLVQKEMEANGVSFRFGVGVSEIIGSPVEAVRIGDEEVPAELVLVATGVRANTDLAKEAGLEVNRGIVVNEHLQTSDPDIYAIGDCAEVIDAVTGERTLSQLGTSAVRMAKVAAEHIAGKDVSFRPVFNTAITELFGLEIGTFGITEERAKKEGIEVAVGKFKGSTKPEYYPGGKPITVKLIFRKSDRKLVGAQIVGGERVWGRIMTLSALAQKGATVEDVVYLETAYAPPISPTIDPITVAGEMALRKLR; this is encoded by the coding sequence ATGAAAATCGTCGTTATCGGTTCTGGGACTGCGGGAAGCAACTTCGCCCTCTTCATGAGGAAGCTCGACAGGAAGGCGGAGATAGTTGTCATCGGGAAGGAAGGCACGATGCAGTACTCCCCCTGCGCCCTGCCCCACGTCATCAGCGGGACGATAGAGAAGCCCGAGGACGTCATCGTCTTCCCGAACGAGTTCTACGAGAGGCAAAAGATAGAGCTCATGCTCAACACCGAAGCAAAGGCAATAGACCGCGAGAGGAAGGTTGTAATCACTGACAAGGGCGAGGTTCCCTACGACAAGCTCGTTCTGGCAGTTGGCTCTAAAGCGTTTATCCCGCCGATAAAGGGCGTTGAGAACGAGGGAGTGTTCACCCTCAAGAGCCTCGACGACGTGAGAAGGATTAAAGCTTACATCGCCGATAGGAAGCCGAAGAAAGCGGTAGTCATCGGCGCGGGTCTAATCGGCCTCGAGGGGGCTGAGGCCTTCGCGAAGCTCGGCATAGAAGTTCTCGTCGTCGAGCTTATGGACAGGCTAATGCCGACGATGCTCGATAAAGATACCGCGAAGCTCGTCCAGAAGGAGATGGAAGCGAACGGCGTCTCCTTCCGCTTCGGCGTTGGGGTTAGCGAGATAATCGGCAGTCCCGTTGAGGCGGTTAGGATAGGCGACGAGGAAGTTCCGGCCGAGCTGGTTCTCGTCGCTACAGGCGTTAGGGCCAACACAGACCTCGCCAAAGAAGCCGGGCTGGAGGTGAACAGGGGAATAGTGGTCAACGAGCACCTCCAGACGAGCGACCCGGACATCTACGCGATAGGCGACTGCGCCGAGGTAATCGACGCGGTAACCGGCGAGAGAACGCTTAGCCAGCTCGGAACTTCGGCAGTTAGAATGGCGAAGGTGGCAGCGGAGCACATAGCAGGGAAGGACGTCTCCTTCAGGCCCGTCTTCAACACGGCCATAACCGAGCTCTTCGGCCTTGAGATAGGGACCTTTGGCATCACAGAGGAGAGGGCGAAGAAAGAGGGAATCGAAGTAGCGGTCGGCAAGTTCAAGGGCTCAACGAAGCCCGAGTACTACCCCGGCGGGAAGCCGATAACGGTGAAGCTGATTTTCAGGAAGTCGGACAGGAAGCTCGTCGGCGCGCAGATAGTCGGTGGTGAGAGGGTTTGGGGCAGGATAATGACACTCTCTGCCCTGGCTCAGAAAGGAGCGACCGTTGAGGACGTAGTTTACCTTGAGACTGCCTATGCCCCGCCGATAAGCCCGACGATAGACCCGATTACCGTTGCCGGGGAGATGGCGCTGAGGAAGCTCAGGTGA
- a CDS encoding (2Fe-2S)-binding protein — protein MAGKTIVCRCNDVTVEEIEALIDSGVTDIEEIKRLLRVGMGPCQGRTCIPIVISILARKTGKKPEEIAPPKARVPVRPVRVEVIVGGADE, from the coding sequence ATGGCGGGAAAGACGATTGTATGCCGGTGCAACGACGTTACCGTAGAGGAAATCGAAGCGCTCATCGATTCCGGCGTTACGGACATCGAGGAAATCAAAAGGCTCCTCCGCGTCGGCATGGGGCCGTGCCAGGGGAGGACGTGCATTCCAATCGTAATCTCAATCCTCGCGAGGAAGACAGGGAAGAAGCCGGAGGAAATCGCGCCCCCGAAGGCGAGGGTTCCGGTTCGGCCCGTCCGCGTTGAGGTCATCGTGGGTGGTGCCGATGAGTAA